The Pseudomonas baetica genome includes a region encoding these proteins:
- the queC gene encoding 7-cyano-7-deazaguanine synthase QueC — MAEQLNTTEKRAVILLSGGLDSATVVAMARAEGYSCYTMSFDYGQRSHAELHAAARVARDLGVVEHKVIGLNLNGMGGSALTDSSIDIPEEQGEGIPVTYVPARNTVFLSLALGWAEVLGARDIFIGVNAVDYSGYPDCRPEFIASFERMANLATKAGVEGSGFRIQAPLQNLSKAQIVQAGVKLGVDYGLTVSCYQADDEGRACGKCDSCRLRAEGFAAAGVSDPTPYF; from the coding sequence ATGGCTGAGCAACTGAACACCACCGAAAAACGTGCAGTGATTCTGCTGTCTGGCGGCCTCGATTCGGCCACTGTTGTGGCCATGGCGCGCGCCGAAGGTTACAGCTGCTACACCATGAGTTTTGATTACGGTCAGCGCTCGCACGCCGAATTGCACGCTGCTGCTCGCGTCGCTCGCGACCTGGGTGTGGTCGAACACAAGGTGATCGGCCTTAATTTGAATGGCATGGGCGGTTCTGCGCTGACTGACAGCAGCATTGATATTCCAGAAGAGCAGGGTGAAGGCATTCCGGTGACTTACGTGCCAGCGCGCAACACGGTGTTCCTGTCTCTGGCACTGGGTTGGGCTGAAGTGCTCGGTGCCCGCGACATCTTTATCGGCGTGAATGCTGTGGATTACTCCGGTTACCCCGATTGCCGTCCCGAGTTCATCGCGTCGTTCGAGCGCATGGCCAACCTGGCGACCAAGGCTGGTGTTGAAGGTAGCGGTTTCCGTATTCAGGCGCCGCTGCAGAATCTGAGCAAGGCGCAGATCGTCCAGGCGGGCGTGAAGCTTGGCGTTGATTATGGGCTGACCGTTTCTTGCTATCAGGCCGATGATGAAGGCCGTGCCTGCGGCAAATGCGACAGCTGCCGGCTGCGTGCGGAAGGCTTTGCAGCGGCTGGTGTCAGTGATCCAACACCTTATTTTTGA
- a CDS encoding LysR substrate-binding domain-containing protein, with protein MTERIPALYSLRAFEVAARFGSFSKAASELSVTQSAVSHHVKTLEELFGCSLFDRHGPKISLTEHGRLLADELKVGFKIIESACELLKVDRHRLRLKAPSTLTIRWLLRALDTFNKDNSHCCVQLSSVWMDVDEVDFYSEPYDCAILLGDGNFGAGLESFKLFDEWLIPICSPGYRQPEEFELSSLNNHELLHPSTDRRDWRRWLKRMGSLDTTHLERGQLFDTLDQGIAAAVQGMGISVADLVLVVQEIQLGQLQLPFKSAVATGDGYYMTWVKASSKAQQMRQLRDFLMRQVPALPAQGIDYLI; from the coding sequence ATGACGGAACGGATTCCAGCACTGTATTCTCTACGAGCGTTCGAAGTCGCAGCGCGCTTTGGCTCCTTCAGCAAGGCCGCCAGCGAGCTCTCGGTCACCCAAAGCGCCGTTAGCCATCACGTCAAAACCCTTGAAGAACTTTTCGGCTGTAGCCTCTTCGACCGACACGGCCCAAAAATCAGCCTGACTGAACATGGACGCCTGCTGGCGGATGAGCTGAAGGTCGGTTTCAAGATCATAGAAAGCGCGTGCGAACTCCTGAAGGTGGATCGCCATCGGCTGCGCCTCAAAGCGCCTTCGACGCTTACGATTCGCTGGTTACTCAGGGCGCTTGATACATTCAACAAAGACAACAGCCATTGCTGCGTCCAACTTTCCAGTGTCTGGATGGATGTCGATGAAGTGGACTTCTACTCAGAGCCATACGATTGCGCCATCCTCTTGGGGGACGGCAATTTCGGCGCTGGCCTGGAGAGCTTCAAACTGTTTGACGAGTGGCTGATTCCGATTTGCAGTCCTGGGTACAGACAGCCCGAGGAGTTTGAATTGTCGTCACTCAATAACCATGAGTTGCTGCACCCATCCACTGACCGACGAGACTGGCGGCGATGGTTGAAAAGGATGGGCAGCCTTGATACCACTCATCTTGAACGTGGCCAGCTGTTCGATACCCTGGATCAGGGAATTGCCGCTGCGGTTCAAGGTATGGGAATTTCCGTGGCTGATTTGGTCCTGGTGGTTCAGGAAATACAACTCGGCCAACTGCAGCTTCCATTCAAAAGCGCTGTGGCCACGGGTGACGGTTATTACATGACCTGGGTGAAAGCCAGCTCCAAGGCGCAACAGATGCGTCAGTTGCGCGATTTCCTGATGAGGCAGGTCCCAGCGCTACCCGCACAAGGTATCGATTACCTGATCTGA
- a CDS encoding YqcI/YcgG family protein — translation MQALHGRCFNKQDWLENLHRYESFKTAWASTALEVFESIVSHDSFPCLFGKKAVSASTIELLFVSKERDVSDFIDGLGSYITKVKSWTVKSRVRKPLIVLFEKNVFASLALEQLYAWDLLQQLHDQDPGPWPKSISTDLSSEHWSFSFMGMPLFVNMNFPRHRLMKSRNLGAHIVFVINPRENFDQVAAGNSLSGQHIRARIRSRSEAYNDGIKSQTLGAFGEPDSFEIKQYQLEEPGSLSHERCPFRMNIKSPESGANKR, via the coding sequence ATGCAAGCTTTACACGGACGTTGTTTTAACAAGCAGGATTGGCTTGAGAATCTGCACAGGTATGAGTCTTTCAAGACGGCGTGGGCATCCACAGCGCTGGAAGTATTCGAATCCATTGTCAGTCACGACTCTTTTCCGTGTCTGTTCGGAAAGAAGGCCGTAAGCGCTTCGACGATTGAATTGCTGTTTGTCAGTAAAGAAAGGGACGTCAGCGATTTTATCGATGGCCTCGGTTCCTACATAACCAAGGTCAAGTCCTGGACGGTGAAGAGCAGAGTCCGCAAGCCGTTAATCGTGCTATTCGAAAAAAACGTTTTTGCTTCACTGGCGCTGGAACAGCTGTACGCCTGGGACCTTCTACAGCAACTGCACGATCAGGATCCGGGACCGTGGCCAAAGTCGATTTCCACTGATCTGAGCAGCGAGCATTGGTCATTCTCTTTCATGGGCATGCCGCTCTTTGTGAATATGAACTTTCCCCGTCACCGCTTGATGAAAAGCAGAAACCTGGGCGCTCATATCGTATTCGTGATCAATCCTCGGGAAAATTTTGACCAGGTCGCCGCCGGCAACTCGCTGAGTGGTCAGCACATTCGTGCACGTATTCGTTCGAGATCCGAAGCGTACAACGACGGCATCAAGTCCCAGACTCTGGGGGCCTTTGGTGAGCCTGACAGTTTTGAAATCAAACAGTATCAACTCGAAGAGCCGGGTTCGCTGAGTCATGAGCGATGCCCT